A region of Brevinema andersonii DNA encodes the following proteins:
- a CDS encoding chemotaxis protein CheW gives MSEKLFDAITVLHHKLTIEQLDIHHTKDSLHQIVQIGRQSQKLRIITQFLNLLEAIAKKYEYADADIIFQVKELIKQGLGTIEHMVSGTLNNADGASILSGISREIHGFLRHDLPANAIIYEELLMEQFVVDLEKDIELIHGAEENPQAENLHKTILYYLKRIQDNSLFLGMTQPAKVAEAMQHSLQKKNLHETLLSSSFQEALKFLEKNAAFIRKNLMDRNAITEYFSNLDASEIIKRLSDIPDNNQTLPNGVVLTAEEITALMADDTQSFEEISFDGVPSAPKARLLPEDIIPAAPQLLLQTGHEVLTPEPVAEKKINTPQFPSEKKSTDHEDTLIQLAGKLFLKQETLKSLISEDNRVLIGNDLRELEAITMHLKEKLFNKYYISIGELLGRDLRAFIKGEVDTLRKKIKLGIRGEQSEILARDADFVKALTFHLVKNSLEYSLETPARRRALDKNEIGWLLIEFSDSGDEFEIQVRDDGRGLIPAMHIDAVKKHIESKSGSLSVDSEDNEYLKIRITLPMKKILTRNLLVRVGETKILIPMKSIKQVLDTQSKENPITQNDPLCLGQVSLAAALGLEKSPINVLIVCSFGEEKIVFGAEQVFGQIDALTEDIDTPLIPCASGAVILKDGSIGFLINEKELYQKSKTLLMKRAESLNKYKTDKGTL, from the coding sequence ATGTCAGAAAAGCTTTTTGACGCGATCACTGTTCTACACCACAAACTAACTATAGAACAACTGGACATACACCATACTAAAGATAGCTTGCACCAAATCGTACAGATCGGTCGTCAAAGTCAGAAATTACGTATTATTACACAGTTTTTGAATCTCCTGGAAGCAATAGCTAAAAAATACGAATATGCTGACGCTGATATTATTTTTCAAGTGAAAGAGCTCATCAAGCAAGGGCTAGGTACGATCGAACATATGGTTTCCGGCACCCTCAACAATGCTGATGGAGCATCTATTCTCAGTGGAATTTCGCGCGAAATTCATGGTTTCCTAAGGCATGATTTGCCAGCAAATGCTATTATTTACGAAGAACTCCTAATGGAACAATTTGTCGTTGATTTGGAAAAAGATATTGAACTCATCCACGGAGCTGAAGAGAATCCTCAAGCTGAAAATCTCCATAAAACTATCCTTTACTACCTAAAGCGTATTCAAGATAATAGTTTGTTTTTAGGGATGACTCAGCCAGCAAAAGTCGCGGAAGCAATGCAACACAGCCTCCAAAAAAAGAATTTGCACGAAACATTATTATCTTCAAGCTTTCAAGAAGCTCTAAAATTTTTAGAAAAAAATGCCGCTTTTATCCGCAAAAATCTCATGGATCGAAATGCAATTACGGAATATTTTTCAAACCTGGATGCATCGGAAATTATTAAACGTCTTTCAGATATACCGGATAACAATCAAACATTGCCGAATGGTGTTGTTTTGACAGCCGAAGAAATCACTGCACTCATGGCAGATGATACACAAAGTTTCGAAGAAATTTCGTTTGACGGTGTGCCGTCTGCTCCAAAAGCACGGTTACTGCCAGAGGATATTATTCCGGCAGCCCCTCAACTGCTTTTACAGACAGGACATGAAGTTCTTACACCCGAACCGGTCGCAGAAAAAAAAATAAACACACCTCAGTTTCCGAGTGAAAAAAAATCAACGGATCATGAAGACACGTTGATCCAGTTGGCAGGAAAACTTTTCCTCAAGCAAGAAACACTTAAATCATTAATTTCTGAAGATAATCGAGTGCTTATCGGGAATGATTTACGGGAACTTGAAGCAATCACCATGCATCTTAAAGAAAAATTGTTCAACAAATATTATATTTCCATCGGCGAGCTTTTAGGCAGGGATCTTCGGGCATTCATCAAGGGAGAAGTCGATACGCTTAGAAAAAAAATAAAACTCGGCATTCGTGGGGAACAAAGTGAAATTCTTGCCCGGGATGCTGATTTTGTTAAAGCGCTGACATTTCATCTCGTGAAAAACTCGCTAGAATACAGTTTGGAAACACCGGCACGCCGCAGGGCTTTAGATAAAAACGAAATCGGCTGGTTGCTGATCGAGTTTAGTGATTCAGGAGACGAATTTGAAATTCAAGTACGTGATGATGGGCGAGGCTTGATCCCAGCCATGCACATAGATGCTGTCAAAAAGCATATAGAAAGCAAAAGTGGATCTCTTTCTGTTGATTCGGAAGACAACGAATATCTAAAAATTCGTATTACGTTGCCGATGAAAAAAATCCTGACTAGAAATCTTTTAGTGAGGGTTGGCGAAACAAAAATTTTAATTCCAATGAAAAGTATTAAACAGGTTTTAGATACACAATCTAAAGAAAACCCTATTACCCAAAATGATCCGTTATGTTTAGGACAAGTTTCGCTAGCAGCGGCGTTAGGACTTGAAAAAAGCCCAATCAATGTGCTGATTGTTTGCAGTTTTGGAGAGGAAAAAATCGTATTTGGTGCTGAACAAGTTTTTGGGCAGATTGATGCGCTCACTGAAGATATTGATACGCCGCTTATTCCTTGTGCCAGCGGAGCAGTAATCCTCAAAGACGGTTCCATCGGCTTCCTGATAAATGAAAAAGAACTCTACCAAAAAAGCAAAACATTGCTCATGAAACGAGCTGAAAGCTTAAACAAATATAAAACAGATAAGGGGACCTTATGA
- a CDS encoding chemotaxis protein CheW has translation MTVLPFRLKDKWFGLELDHIRGIESSGKIALMPNAQTPLAGLMQKNSKIFPIWNLFPLVQGKSDLIKTCDYCIEIDNNQKTIFLPVHEVKAVTEINRNWVFAPIYELKIHRCLTAKDVELIDMPSVEEIYDSKYFPTETPSHLFSLEEIFPQSDLPTDLDSLDS, from the coding sequence ATGACAGTATTGCCGTTTCGCCTGAAGGACAAGTGGTTTGGATTGGAATTAGATCACATTCGAGGGATTGAATCATCAGGAAAAATTGCTCTTATGCCGAATGCTCAAACTCCCCTGGCAGGTTTGATGCAGAAAAACAGTAAAATTTTCCCGATATGGAATTTGTTTCCGCTGGTGCAAGGAAAATCCGATCTCATCAAAACATGCGATTACTGTATTGAAATCGACAATAATCAAAAAACTATTTTTCTTCCAGTTCATGAGGTCAAAGCAGTAACAGAAATTAATCGCAACTGGGTGTTTGCTCCAATTTATGAATTAAAAATACACCGTTGTCTCACTGCTAAAGATGTAGAGTTAATCGATATGCCATCTGTGGAAGAAATCTACGATTCAAAATATTTCCCAACCGAAACACCGAGCCATTTATTTTCTTTAGAAGAAATCTTCCCACAAAGCGACCTGCCTACTGATCTGGATAGTTTAGATTCTTAA